From the genome of Thermodesulfobacteriota bacterium, one region includes:
- a CDS encoding ATP-binding cassette domain-containing protein, which yields MIDVKSLSKSYGEVQALQDVSFTVQAGEVIGLLGPNGAGKTTLMKILTGYLQPSAGTAVVAGRDILAERQAIQALIGYLPENAPLYPELSVQSALKLVADLRGIPAAEQPRLIGAAVKATGLVDRLTRPIGTLSKGYRQRVGLAQAILHQPKILILDEPTNGLDPTQILEVRHLIQRLAQKATVIISTHILSEVEATCDRAIIIMRGQLKADARLADLAATADAVVTVAGAGNGRVQQVLKGLPGVKGVEVAEARQDRVTYRVRGGSDADLCPAIYDAARLHDWRLAQLRPDVRTLEAVFARLATQEGGVTP from the coding sequence ATGATCGACGTCAAGAGCCTGTCCAAATCCTATGGCGAGGTCCAGGCCTTGCAGGACGTGTCGTTCACGGTCCAGGCCGGGGAGGTGATCGGCCTTCTGGGACCCAACGGCGCCGGCAAGACCACCCTCATGAAGATCCTCACCGGCTATCTGCAGCCCTCGGCCGGCACCGCCGTGGTGGCTGGCCGGGACATCCTGGCGGAGCGCCAGGCCATCCAGGCCCTGATCGGCTACCTGCCGGAGAACGCCCCCCTCTATCCGGAGCTGTCGGTGCAAAGCGCTCTCAAGCTGGTGGCGGATCTCAGAGGCATCCCGGCCGCGGAGCAGCCGCGGCTCATCGGCGCGGCGGTCAAGGCCACCGGCCTGGTGGATCGGCTGACCCGGCCCATCGGCACCCTGTCCAAGGGCTACCGCCAGCGGGTGGGTCTGGCCCAGGCCATCCTGCACCAGCCGAAGATCCTCATCCTCGATGAGCCCACCAATGGCCTCGATCCCACCCAGATCCTGGAGGTTCGGCATCTCATCCAGCGCCTGGCCCAGAAGGCGACGGTCATCATCTCCACCCACATCCTCTCCGAGGTGGAGGCCACCTGCGACCGGGCGATCATCATCATGCGTGGCCAGCTCAAGGCCGATGCCCGCCTGGCCGATCTGGCCGCCACTGCAGACGCTGTGGTGACGGTGGCGGGCGCCGGCAACGGCCGGGTGCAGCAGGTCCTCAAAGGGCTGCCCGGCGTCAAGGGCGTCGAGGTGGCGGAAGCGCGGCAGGATCGGGTGACCTACCGCGTGCGGGGCGGAAGCGACGCCGATCTCTGCCCGGCGATCTATGACGCGGCCCGCCTGCATGACTGGCGCCTTGCCCAGCTGCGGCCGGATGTCCGTACCCTGGAGGCGGTCTTTGCCCGCCTCGCCACCCAGGAAGGGGGGGTGACCCCATGA